One Parcubacteria group bacterium genomic window carries:
- the pth gene encoding aminoacyl-tRNA hydrolase yields the protein MILIIGLGNPGEKYGNNRHNAGFIILDELKNDWDFPAFEFSHKFNSEISEKNKDSDKIILAKPQTFMNNSGETVQKIMSFYKLTPENIIVIHDDLDINFGEYKISTDSGPAGHNGVQDIIDKIGTQNFKRIRIGIEGEEKRKARIIPGDVFVLQDFSQEELEIIKNLAKEIKL from the coding sequence ATGATTCTAATAATCGGCCTGGGCAATCCTGGAGAAAAATATGGAAACAACCGGCACAATGCCGGATTCATAATTCTCGACGAGTTAAAAAATGATTGGGATTTTCCTGCTTTTGAATTTTCCCATAAATTTAACTCAGAGATTTCAGAGAAAAATAAAGATAGCGATAAAATAATCCTCGCCAAACCCCAAACTTTTATGAACAATTCCGGAGAGACAGTTCAGAAAATAATGAGCTTCTACAAATTAACTCCGGAAAATATTATCGTCATTCATGACGACTTAGACATTAATTTTGGAGAATATAAAATTTCCACCGATTCCGGACCGGCGGGACATAATGGCGTCCAAGACATCATCGACAAAATCGGCACGCAAAATTTCAAACGCATTCGCATCGGCATCGAAGGCGAAGAAAAAAGAAAAGCCAGGATAATTCCCGGCGATGTTTTCGTACTGCAAGATTTTTCGCAGGAAGAATTGGAAATTATTAAAAATTTGGCGAAAGAAATTAAATTATAA
- the dprA gene encoding DNA-processing protein DprA, protein MKFLNALNKINGLGPQKMKMLLDFFGSPENVWKSDFQNLVQSGIGESLANKIVSEREKINPEEEMEKLAKENVRIIALNDSAYPPLLREIPSAPYILYIKSTLELSEIFSGYLISIVGSRKMTSYGKQVAYSFARDLATSGITIVSGMALGIDAEAHTGALEVKGKTIAILGSSLEDSNIGPRANYNLSRRIIESGALVSDFPLGTPSVPGNFPARNRLMAGLTLGTLIVEAQMESGSLITANLAVEFNREVFSVPGPIFSESSQGTNKLIREGAKLVTSVQDILEELNLEKRTEIEKAREIIPDSPEEEIILKNLGCEAVHIDKLIKLTKLNTSTALSALAMMEMKGMIKDIGGQNYIVLR, encoded by the coding sequence ATGAAATTTCTCAACGCTCTCAACAAGATCAACGGCCTCGGTCCCCAGAAGATGAAAATGCTTCTGGATTTTTTTGGGTCTCCGGAGAATGTTTGGAAGTCGGACTTCCAAAATTTGGTTCAAAGCGGGATCGGAGAAAGCTTGGCTAATAAAATAGTTTCCGAAAGAGAAAAAATAAATCCCGAAGAAGAAATGGAAAAACTGGCTAAGGAAAACGTGCGAATTATAGCTCTTAACGACTCTGCATATCCTCCGCTTCTTCGGGAAATCCCCAGCGCACCGTATATACTATATATAAAGAGCACTTTGGAGCTTTCGGAAATATTTTCCGGATATTTGATTTCTATCGTTGGATCGCGTAAGATGACAAGTTATGGAAAACAGGTGGCCTATAGTTTCGCTCGCGACTTGGCAACATCCGGAATAACCATTGTCAGCGGAATGGCGCTCGGTATTGATGCCGAAGCGCACACGGGCGCTTTGGAAGTTAAAGGAAAAACCATTGCTATTCTGGGAAGCAGCCTGGAAGATTCCAATATCGGACCGCGAGCTAACTATAATCTTTCCAGAAGAATAATTGAGTCTGGCGCGCTTGTTTCCGATTTTCCTCTGGGAACGCCTTCCGTTCCCGGAAATTTTCCGGCTCGCAATCGATTGATGGCAGGATTAACATTAGGAACGCTGATTGTTGAAGCGCAGATGGAAAGCGGAAGCCTGATCACAGCCAATTTGGCAGTGGAATTCAATCGGGAAGTATTTTCCGTTCCCGGACCGATATTTTCCGAAAGCTCCCAAGGCACAAATAAATTAATCAGGGAGGGGGCGAAATTAGTTACCTCAGTGCAGGATATTCTGGAAGAACTGAATCTGGAAAAAAGAACCGAGATTGAGAAAGCCAGAGAGATTATTCCCGATTCTCCGGAAGAAGAAATCATTCTCAAAAATTTGGGCTGCGAAGCGGTCCACATTGACAAGCTGATTAAACTAACTAAACTTAATACATCAACCGCCCTTTCTGCTCTAGCTATGATGGAAATGAAAGGAATGATAAAAGATATTGGAGGACAAAACTATATAGTATTACGCTAA
- a CDS encoding GxxExxY protein, with product MNANSKIIYPELSYKLMGILYDVQNELGNKYQEKYYQRAIEIELRERRKIQ from the coding sequence ATGAATGCGAATAGCAAAATAATTTATCCTGAATTGAGCTATAAATTGATGGGAATTTTATATGATGTGCAGAATGAATTAGGCAATAAATATCAGGAAAAATATTATCAGAGAGCTATCGAGATAGAATTAAGAGAAAGGCGTAAAATACAATAA